From Deinococcus aquaticus, one genomic window encodes:
- a CDS encoding phosphotransferase enzyme family protein — protein sequence MPAPAFPALHSVLDPAALSAWLAGSFGCAPPEVTFLRRGLNDTYRVDGLPAGGAILRVYRCGWRTPADAAWEDALTLRAASAGVGAARVIPHPDGARVLTLNAPEGPRLAALFGRVEGREPQPTQEDAARFGRAAAALHAAGEGLPAAGRFALDLAHLIDGPVARVLPLLAGEPELAREIQAAAGRTRAALEALEGQLTRVSCHGDLHGGNALVDGGGELHLFDFDCGGPGFAAYDLAVYGWDHALNSAPDDDTPWTVWAAFLEAYRAARPLTAADGAALGPFGVARALWFMGLYADLTGTWGSQLAGRRFFRSGLASIGRWEARHAVSSSAATSRAVSG from the coding sequence ATGCCTGCGCCTGCCTTTCCCGCTCTGCATTCCGTGCTTGACCCGGCAGCACTCTCGGCCTGGCTGGCCGGGTCGTTCGGGTGCGCGCCGCCAGAGGTGACGTTCCTCAGGCGCGGCCTGAACGACACATACCGCGTGGACGGCCTCCCGGCAGGCGGGGCGATCCTGCGGGTGTACCGCTGCGGGTGGCGTACCCCGGCGGACGCGGCCTGGGAGGACGCGTTGACCCTGCGGGCCGCCAGTGCGGGCGTGGGGGCCGCGCGGGTCATTCCGCACCCGGACGGCGCGCGCGTGCTGACGCTGAACGCGCCGGAAGGGCCGCGTCTGGCCGCACTGTTCGGTCGGGTGGAGGGCCGCGAACCGCAGCCCACGCAAGAGGATGCCGCCCGCTTCGGCCGCGCGGCGGCGGCGCTGCACGCGGCGGGCGAGGGGTTGCCAGCGGCCGGCCGGTTCGCGCTGGATCTGGCGCACCTGATCGACGGGCCTGTCGCGCGGGTGTTGCCCCTGCTGGCCGGTGAACCGGAACTGGCCCGCGAGATTCAGGCGGCAGCCGGGCGAACCCGCGCCGCGCTGGAGGCCCTAGAGGGACAGCTGACACGCGTCTCCTGTCACGGCGACCTGCACGGCGGGAACGCCCTGGTGGACGGTGGCGGCGAGCTGCACCTGTTCGATTTCGACTGCGGCGGCCCCGGATTCGCCGCGTACGACCTCGCGGTGTACGGCTGGGATCACGCGCTGAACAGCGCCCCGGATGACGACACGCCCTGGACGGTATGGGCCGCCTTTCTGGAGGCCTACCGCGCCGCGCGGCCCCTGACGGCAGCGGACGGGGCGGCGCTGGGTCCGTTCGGCGTGGCGCGCGCCCTGTGGTTCATGGGGCTGTACGCCGACCTGACGGGCACCTGGGGAAGTCAGCTGGCGGGCCGCCGGTTCTTCCGTTCCGGACTGGCGTCGATCGGGCGCTGGGAGGCGCGTCACGCTGTCAGTTCATCCGCCGCCACCTCGCGGGCCGTTTCCGGGTGA
- a CDS encoding VOC family protein: MHLHPYLGFNGQAREALTFYQSCLGGTLELMTVADSPVAAQIPAHMQGFILHGSLTSGPLILNASDMTDDVGRTHSVTLALTSHDPDHARQVFDSLAQGGAVTHPLSPSFWEGTFGQLTDRYGHHWMMNVIPHPG; encoded by the coding sequence ATGCACCTGCACCCCTACCTCGGCTTCAACGGACAGGCCCGCGAGGCCCTCACGTTCTACCAGTCCTGCCTGGGCGGCACCCTGGAACTCATGACCGTCGCGGACTCCCCGGTCGCCGCGCAGATTCCCGCGCACATGCAGGGCTTCATCCTGCACGGCAGCCTCACGTCCGGCCCCCTGATCCTGAACGCCTCGGACATGACCGACGACGTGGGCCGCACCCACAGCGTCACCCTGGCCCTCACCAGCCACGACCCCGACCACGCCCGGCAGGTCTTCGACTCGCTGGCGCAGGGCGGCGCGGTCACGCACCCCCTGAGCCCGTCCTTCTGGGAAGGCACCTTCGGACAACTGACCGACCGCTACGGCCATCACTGGATGATGAACGTCATCCCCCACCCCGGCTGA
- a CDS encoding M36 family metallopeptidase, whose product MQFKNRMALTGLLSLSLLAACGQAPGGTLSAQGGNGKPPTGLGSVAARAFLPNPVQTTGDQALTDARDSAQAVPASAYFNVTLTDLDGSGYLSGRYARVVSETGTPVYGAGPFNFTRDQDGFEQVMAYYWVTEAQKYLQSLGFGSELPAVNSDQQQIKVSQYGVDNSYQKDQPDLIRFGKGGVDDAEDGEVIVHEYGHAVHAAQVPGFGTSLEAGSIGEAFGDYLALTVGEAVTRANGAPLRTPLPCLMDWDSTSYTATTPHCIRRADTNKTYPGDVVGEVHADGEIWSRALWDIRQGLGARVADRVIINAQFRFAPDTSFAAAAGHTVAAAQAMYGAQAAGTVRAAFVARGILK is encoded by the coding sequence ATGCAATTCAAGAACCGGATGGCCCTGACGGGACTGCTGAGCCTCTCACTGCTGGCCGCGTGCGGTCAGGCTCCGGGCGGTACCCTGAGCGCGCAGGGCGGGAACGGCAAGCCCCCCACGGGTCTGGGTTCGGTGGCGGCCCGCGCGTTCCTGCCGAACCCCGTGCAGACCACCGGGGATCAGGCCCTGACGGACGCCAGGGACAGCGCCCAGGCCGTGCCTGCCAGCGCGTACTTCAATGTCACGCTGACCGACCTGGACGGCAGCGGGTACCTGAGTGGCCGTTACGCCCGCGTGGTCAGCGAGACGGGCACGCCCGTGTACGGTGCGGGGCCGTTCAACTTCACGCGCGATCAGGATGGCTTCGAGCAGGTCATGGCGTACTACTGGGTGACCGAGGCGCAGAAGTACCTCCAGTCGCTGGGGTTCGGCAGCGAACTGCCCGCCGTGAACAGTGACCAGCAGCAGATCAAGGTCAGTCAGTACGGCGTGGACAACTCATACCAGAAGGACCAACCGGATCTCATCCGCTTCGGGAAGGGCGGCGTGGACGACGCCGAGGACGGCGAGGTGATCGTGCACGAGTACGGGCACGCCGTGCACGCCGCGCAGGTGCCGGGCTTCGGCACCAGCCTGGAAGCCGGGAGTATCGGCGAGGCGTTCGGGGATTACCTGGCCCTGACGGTCGGCGAGGCCGTGACCCGCGCGAACGGCGCGCCTCTGCGCACGCCCCTGCCGTGCCTGATGGACTGGGACAGCACCTCGTACACGGCCACGACCCCGCACTGCATCCGCCGCGCCGACACGAACAAGACGTACCCCGGCGACGTGGTGGGCGAGGTGCACGCCGACGGCGAGATCTGGTCGCGGGCGCTGTGGGACATCCGGCAGGGCCTGGGAGCGCGGGTCGCGGACCGCGTGATCATCAACGCGCAGTTCCGCTTTGCGCCGGACACCAGTTTCGCGGCGGCGGCCGGGCACACGGTGGCGGCGGCCCAGGCCATGTACGGCGCGCAGGCGGCGGGCACCGTGCGTGCGGCGTTCGTGGCGCGCGGCATCCTGAAGTAA
- a CDS encoding oxidoreductase: MQIKKFTDLSTPQKTALFTAGIAQVGLFAAAWADLGLRRPEAVNGSKNAWRAGLFVNFAGPLAYLARGRKGSTWTEADVPDQTGKVVVVTGANSGLGLETSRVLAQRGATVIMACRSAQKAEKAAGGIRALNPKGEVVLMTLDLGDLDSVKAFADAFRARYDRLDILVNNAGIMVPPLGRTAQGFETQFGVNHLGHFALTAALMPLLERTAGARIVTVSSMAHRFGKLNLADANWHARPYAPMPAYGQSKLSNLLFTYELQRRLNAAGSDVLAVAAHPGWASTGLQGDSHGSNLANRLFAQPQAAGALPSLYAATAPDVTGGAYYGPSGLLELGGNPERVTSNERSHDEQDAANLWALSERLTGVTFTV; this comes from the coding sequence ATGCAGATCAAGAAATTTACCGACCTTTCCACCCCCCAGAAGACCGCCCTGTTCACCGCCGGGATCGCACAGGTGGGGCTGTTCGCCGCCGCGTGGGCCGACCTGGGCCTGCGCCGCCCGGAGGCCGTGAACGGCAGCAAGAACGCGTGGCGCGCGGGCCTGTTCGTGAACTTCGCCGGGCCGCTCGCATACCTCGCGCGGGGCCGGAAAGGCAGCACGTGGACGGAGGCCGACGTACCGGATCAGACCGGGAAGGTCGTGGTCGTGACCGGCGCGAACAGCGGCCTGGGCCTGGAGACCTCACGGGTGCTCGCGCAGCGCGGCGCGACCGTGATCATGGCCTGCCGGAGCGCCCAGAAAGCAGAGAAGGCCGCCGGGGGCATCCGCGCGCTCAACCCGAAGGGCGAGGTTGTCCTGATGACCCTCGACCTGGGCGACCTGGACTCCGTGAAGGCCTTCGCGGACGCCTTCCGGGCGCGGTACGACCGGCTGGACATCCTAGTGAACAACGCCGGGATCATGGTGCCCCCGCTGGGCCGCACCGCGCAGGGCTTCGAGACGCAGTTCGGCGTGAACCACCTGGGTCACTTCGCCCTGACCGCCGCGCTGATGCCGCTACTGGAGCGCACGGCGGGCGCGCGGATCGTGACGGTCAGCTCCATGGCGCACCGCTTCGGGAAACTGAACCTCGCGGACGCCAACTGGCACGCCCGCCCCTACGCGCCCATGCCCGCCTACGGTCAGAGCAAACTCTCGAACCTGCTGTTCACGTACGAACTGCAACGCCGCCTGAACGCCGCCGGCAGCGACGTGCTGGCCGTCGCCGCGCACCCCGGCTGGGCCTCCACGGGATTGCAGGGCGACAGTCACGGCTCGAACCTCGCCAACCGCCTGTTCGCGCAGCCGCAGGCCGCAGGCGCGCTGCCCAGCCTGTACGCCGCGACCGCCCCGGACGTGACCGGCGGCGCGTACTATGGCCCCAGCGGCCTGCTGGAACTCGGCGGGAACCCCGAGCGCGTCACGTCGAACGAACGCTCGCACGACGAACAGGACGCCGCAAACCTCTGGGCGCTGTCTGAACGGCTGACCGGCGTGACCTTCACCGTCTGA
- a CDS encoding cytochrome P450, which translates to MTHTLPPYSLRDPFPWYDALREQSPVMRDPKSGLWMVFGYDDVQRTLSDWKAFSSERGRPRGENAQTALSSSIISTDPPRHRQLRSLVEQAFTPRQVRALEPRIAQLVDELLSPVQGAGRMDFIRDFAYPLPVIVIAEILGIPATDRDAFKRWSDAVVTGDPSGSREMGAYFARLIEQRRADPGDDLISGLIAAQLDGEHLDTQELLGFCILLLVAGNETTTNLLANTLLCWQDAPEAYDRVRADRTLLPGTIEESLRYRSPVQSMYRVAAQDVELGGQTIPEGSPVLAWIGSANRDPAQFPEPGTFDPARTPNRHLAFGNGVHFCLGAPLARLEASVALNAVLDRLPDLRVALDASLDAIPSQIVYGVKALPVTFG; encoded by the coding sequence ATGACCCACACGCTGCCCCCCTACTCTCTGCGCGATCCGTTCCCGTGGTACGACGCCCTGCGCGAGCAGTCACCCGTGATGCGCGACCCGAAGTCCGGCCTGTGGATGGTGTTCGGCTACGACGACGTGCAGCGCACCCTGTCCGACTGGAAGGCCTTCTCGTCCGAGCGGGGCCGCCCCCGCGGGGAGAACGCGCAGACGGCGCTGTCGTCCAGCATCATCTCCACCGACCCGCCCCGGCACCGGCAGCTGCGTTCGCTGGTCGAGCAGGCCTTCACGCCCAGGCAGGTGCGCGCCCTGGAACCCCGCATTGCGCAGCTCGTCGATGAACTGCTGTCGCCGGTGCAGGGCGCAGGCCGCATGGACTTCATCCGGGACTTCGCCTATCCGCTGCCGGTCATCGTGATCGCGGAGATCCTCGGGATTCCTGCCACGGACCGGGACGCCTTCAAACGCTGGTCCGACGCGGTCGTGACCGGCGATCCCAGCGGCAGCCGCGAGATGGGCGCGTACTTCGCCCGCCTGATCGAGCAGCGCCGCGCGGACCCCGGCGACGACCTGATCTCCGGCCTGATCGCCGCGCAACTGGACGGCGAGCACCTGGACACGCAGGAACTGCTGGGTTTCTGCATCCTGCTGCTCGTCGCGGGGAACGAGACGACCACCAACCTGCTGGCGAACACGCTGCTGTGCTGGCAGGACGCCCCGGAAGCGTACGATCGGGTGCGGGCCGACCGGACGCTGCTGCCCGGCACCATCGAGGAGTCCCTGCGGTACCGTTCGCCCGTGCAGTCCATGTACCGCGTGGCCGCGCAGGACGTGGAACTGGGCGGCCAGACCATCCCGGAGGGCAGTCCGGTGCTCGCGTGGATCGGCTCGGCCAACCGCGATCCCGCCCAGTTCCCGGAGCCCGGCACCTTCGACCCGGCGCGCACGCCCAACCGGCACCTTGCATTTGGGAACGGCGTGCACTTCTGCCTGGGTGCGCCCCTGGCGCGGCTGGAGGCCAGCGTGGCCCTGAACGCCGTACTCGACCGCCTGCCCGACCTGCGGGTCGCGCTGGACGCCTCCCTGGACGCCATTCCCAGTCAGATCGTGTACGGCGTGAAGGCCCTGCCCGTCACCTTCGGCTGA
- a CDS encoding MDR family MFS transporter, protein MTTATPSGQEASLVAPAPFTGFDIQPAQRNVILGALLVVMLLTALDQTIVSTAMPKIIAQLDGLSLYTWVTTAYLLTSTVMVPIYGKLSDMFGRKPILLIGVSIFLLGSALCGLSGEAFLGNLFGGGMTQLVVFRALQGLGGAAIMSTTFAVIADIIPPLERGKFTGLFGAVFGLSSVVGPLVGGFLTDHGTATLLGHTIEGWRWVFYVNLPLGLISLALVTRFMPLLRMGNGTGKIDFLGAALIVATTVPLLLALTWGGSTYAWDSARILGLFALSAASLIAFLITETRVKDPILPLTLFKNRVFSVSNVASFIINMAFLGVMMFLPLFMQTVLGISATNSGFTLLPLMAGLIVSSIVSGQLVARLGKYRPVMIGGGVILLIGAFSLTSVGVDTTQFGIVWRMVILGLGLGPAQSLFTLAIQNAVPREQTGVATSASQFFRQMGSTIGLAIFGTVLTTTLSTELPKYLPQIPGMAAQKVDLGSLQGAGLGGSTGIADQITAALEKQNTIIEAALRGNTAAATQALQNTTLPAQLKGVIARGGLPTQTRTAVEAQAAQIIAALTTGNAQTLNTVAQSLPEPLKTQLAGLPASVIGTPAAAALATQIRAGLEAQIPALTEQAVTTTMTQVKATTATAAKELTAKIEQGTRLGFSASVRHLFWVSFWIIALGLIITAFVPEVPMREQPKGETPATPAH, encoded by the coding sequence GTGACCACCGCCACCCCCTCCGGCCAGGAGGCCAGCCTGGTCGCCCCCGCCCCGTTCACCGGTTTCGACATCCAGCCCGCGCAGCGCAACGTGATCCTGGGCGCGCTGCTGGTCGTCATGCTGCTCACCGCGCTCGACCAGACCATCGTCAGCACGGCCATGCCGAAGATCATCGCGCAGCTCGACGGGCTCTCGCTGTACACCTGGGTCACCACCGCGTACCTGCTGACCAGCACCGTCATGGTGCCCATCTACGGGAAGCTCTCGGACATGTTCGGGCGCAAGCCCATCCTGCTGATCGGCGTCTCGATCTTCCTGCTCGGCTCGGCCCTGTGCGGCCTGAGCGGCGAGGCCTTCCTGGGCAACCTGTTCGGCGGCGGCATGACGCAGCTCGTCGTGTTCCGGGCACTCCAGGGCCTGGGCGGCGCGGCCATCATGTCCACGACTTTCGCGGTCATCGCGGACATCATCCCGCCGCTGGAACGCGGGAAGTTCACCGGCCTGTTCGGCGCGGTGTTCGGCCTGAGTTCCGTGGTCGGGCCGCTGGTGGGCGGCTTCCTGACCGACCACGGCACCGCCACGCTGCTGGGCCACACCATTGAGGGCTGGCGCTGGGTGTTCTACGTGAACCTGCCGCTGGGGCTGATCTCGCTGGCGCTGGTCACGCGCTTCATGCCGCTGCTGCGCATGGGCAACGGCACCGGGAAGATCGACTTCCTGGGCGCCGCGCTGATCGTCGCGACGACCGTGCCGCTGCTGCTGGCGCTCACGTGGGGCGGAAGCACGTACGCGTGGGACAGCGCCCGCATCCTGGGCCTGTTCGCCCTGTCCGCCGCGAGCCTGATCGCGTTCCTGATCACCGAGACGCGCGTCAAGGATCCGATCCTGCCGCTGACCCTCTTTAAAAACCGCGTGTTCAGCGTGTCGAACGTCGCGTCGTTCATCATCAACATGGCGTTCCTGGGCGTCATGATGTTCCTTCCGCTGTTCATGCAGACGGTGCTGGGCATCAGCGCCACGAACTCCGGCTTCACGCTGCTGCCCCTGATGGCCGGCCTGATCGTCAGTTCCATCGTGTCCGGGCAGCTCGTGGCGCGGCTCGGGAAGTACAGGCCCGTCATGATCGGCGGCGGCGTGATCCTGCTGATTGGCGCGTTCTCGCTGACCAGCGTGGGCGTGGACACCACGCAGTTCGGCATCGTGTGGCGCATGGTCATCCTGGGCCTTGGCCTGGGCCCCGCGCAGAGCCTCTTTACCCTCGCCATCCAGAACGCCGTGCCGCGCGAACAGACCGGCGTGGCCACCAGCGCCAGTCAGTTCTTCCGGCAGATGGGCAGCACCATCGGCCTGGCTATCTTCGGCACGGTCCTGACGACGACCCTGTCCACCGAACTGCCGAAGTACCTGCCGCAGATCCCTGGCATGGCCGCGCAGAAAGTGGACCTGGGCTCGCTCCAGGGCGCGGGTCTGGGCGGCAGCACCGGCATCGCCGACCAGATCACGGCCGCGCTGGAGAAACAGAACACCATCATCGAGGCCGCGCTGCGCGGGAACACGGCAGCCGCCACGCAGGCCCTGCAGAACACCACCCTGCCCGCCCAGCTCAAGGGCGTGATCGCCAGGGGCGGCCTCCCCACCCAGACGCGCACCGCCGTGGAGGCGCAGGCCGCGCAGATCATCGCTGCCCTCACCACCGGCAACGCGCAGACGCTGAACACCGTGGCGCAGAGCCTCCCCGAACCCCTGAAGACCCAGCTGGCGGGCCTTCCCGCCAGCGTGATCGGCACGCCCGCCGCCGCCGCACTCGCCACGCAGATCCGCGCTGGCCTGGAAGCGCAGATTCCCGCGCTGACCGAGCAGGCCGTGACCACCACCATGACCCAGGTGAAGGCCACGACCGCCACCGCCGCGAAGGAACTCACCGCGAAGATCGAGCAGGGCACCAGACTCGGCTTCTCCGCGAGTGTGCGCCACCTGTTCTGGGTGAGCTTCTGGATCATCGCGCTGGGCCTGATCATCACTGCCTTCGTGCCCGAGGTGCCCATGCGCGAGCAGCCGAAAGGCGAGACGCCCGCCACCCCGGCCCACTGA
- a CDS encoding MarR family winged helix-turn-helix transcriptional regulator encodes MTQPPFPSRAPATDTEHFLASQWKLNQALGRHLMPLIEREHGVNLKDLMVLGHIRSGVQYPTELAGELQIPKHMASRVIDDLLGKSLIERSIDPDDSRRTRLSVSPAGHALLEQARVTVDAAIEQLFEHIPAPERAGVLAAIQTLAHAAQTAFGNQP; translated from the coding sequence ATGACGCAACCACCCTTCCCGTCCCGTGCCCCGGCGACCGATACGGAGCACTTCCTGGCCAGCCAGTGGAAACTCAACCAGGCGCTCGGCCGCCACCTGATGCCCCTGATCGAACGCGAGCACGGCGTGAACCTCAAGGATCTGATGGTGCTGGGCCACATCCGCTCGGGCGTGCAGTACCCGACCGAACTGGCCGGCGAACTGCAGATTCCCAAGCACATGGCCAGCCGCGTGATCGACGACCTGCTCGGCAAGAGCCTGATCGAGCGCAGCATTGACCCGGACGATTCGCGCCGCACGCGCCTGAGCGTCAGTCCCGCCGGACACGCCCTTCTGGAGCAGGCCCGCGTGACCGTGGACGCCGCCATCGAGCAGCTGTTCGAGCACATCCCCGCCCCGGAGCGCGCCGGGGTGCTCGCCGCCATCCAGACCCTCGCGCACGCCGCGCAGACTGCCTTCGGGAACCAGCCGTGA
- a CDS encoding Type 1 glutamine amidotransferase-like domain-containing protein — MKLLLTSGGVTNASIRSALVNLLGKPIEECAALCIPTAQYGHPWCTPESAWRFISGHPPSHMTGLGWKSVGVLELLALPGMDRERWVPWVRGTDVLLVDGGDALYLAHWLRESGLADLLPSLPDTVWVGVSAGSMVMTPQIGREFVQWTPPGGGDEGLGLVDFSIFPHLNVEMLPWNTLENAGKWAARLTGPCYAVDDQTAFQVVGGVTEIISEGEWTQLR, encoded by the coding sequence ATGAAACTTCTGCTCACGTCCGGCGGCGTCACCAACGCCAGTATCCGCAGCGCCCTGGTCAATCTGCTGGGCAAACCCATCGAGGAATGCGCGGCCCTGTGCATTCCCACCGCGCAGTACGGGCATCCCTGGTGCACGCCGGAGTCCGCGTGGCGGTTCATCTCCGGTCATCCACCGTCCCACATGACCGGCCTGGGCTGGAAGTCAGTGGGCGTGCTGGAACTGCTGGCGCTGCCCGGCATGGATCGGGAGCGCTGGGTGCCGTGGGTGCGGGGAACGGACGTGCTGCTGGTCGACGGTGGAGACGCCCTGTACCTGGCCCACTGGCTGCGCGAGTCCGGGCTGGCCGACCTGCTGCCGTCCCTGCCGGATACGGTCTGGGTGGGCGTCAGCGCCGGCAGCATGGTCATGACGCCGCAGATCGGGCGGGAGTTCGTGCAGTGGACACCGCCCGGTGGGGGCGACGAGGGACTGGGCCTCGTGGACTTCTCGATCTTCCCGCACCTGAACGTCGAGATGCTGCCCTGGAACACCCTGGAGAACGCCGGGAAGTGGGCCGCCCGCCTGACCGGGCCGTGCTACGCGGTGGACGACCAGACCGCCTTTCAGGTGGTAGGCGGCGTCACCGAGATCATCTCCGAGGGGGAGTGGACGCAGCTGCGGTAG
- a CDS encoding DUF1801 domain-containing protein produces MNSAVTAFLAALEHPHRAQIGELRAVILAADPAIREEVKWNAPSFRLADHFATFKLRPGSTVQVVLHTGAKVRAEPLVMHIDDPAGLLAWVAPDRAVLILRDPDAVAAHADAVQGIVRQWIAQLTAAPADDLPRVGAPARRALANAGITTLADLALRAEKEVAGLHGLGPKALGLLREALRERGLAFSE; encoded by the coding sequence GTGAACAGTGCCGTGACGGCGTTCCTGGCCGCGCTGGAGCACCCGCACCGGGCACAGATCGGGGAGCTGCGGGCCGTGATCCTGGCGGCCGATCCGGCCATCCGGGAGGAGGTGAAGTGGAATGCGCCGAGCTTCCGGCTGGCGGATCACTTCGCGACCTTCAAACTCCGGCCCGGATCGACCGTGCAGGTCGTGCTGCACACCGGGGCGAAGGTGCGCGCCGAACCGCTGGTCATGCACATTGACGACCCGGCGGGCCTGCTGGCCTGGGTCGCGCCGGACCGGGCGGTACTGATCCTGCGTGACCCGGACGCCGTGGCCGCGCACGCGGACGCTGTGCAGGGCATCGTCCGGCAGTGGATCGCGCAGCTCACCGCCGCGCCGGCCGACGACCTGCCGCGCGTGGGCGCTCCGGCCCGACGCGCCCTGGCGAACGCGGGCATCACCACCCTGGCTGACCTCGCGCTGCGCGCCGAGAAGGAGGTGGCCGGGCTGCACGGCCTGGGGCCGAAGGCGCTCGGGCTGCTGCGCGAGGCACTGAGGGAGCGGGGACTGGCCTTCAGCGAATGA
- a CDS encoding dihydrofolate reductase family protein has protein sequence MRPLIVSNFVTLDGCYEDASRTLVPLFEYRHPDYDGDDQFDHHNLEVLEAAGTLLLAGHQSALNNLRYWQGVQGDPQATPVRRAFARRIAQIETVIVSDHVTPGDLTPFPNARAAKVAEAEATVRALKAGEGAPILIILSRLLWQGLLARGLVDELHLTTFPLLAGPGGTPLFTGRPPVQFRLIRTQTYPGSGNVLNVYDVSGLAPVAGS, from the coding sequence ATGAGGCCCCTGATCGTCAGCAATTTCGTCACGCTGGACGGCTGTTACGAGGATGCCAGCCGGACGCTGGTGCCCCTGTTCGAGTACCGGCACCCCGATTACGACGGCGACGATCAGTTCGATCACCACAACCTGGAGGTGCTGGAGGCCGCCGGGACGCTGCTGCTCGCCGGGCACCAGTCCGCGCTGAACAACCTGCGGTACTGGCAGGGCGTGCAAGGCGACCCGCAGGCGACCCCGGTACGCCGGGCCTTCGCGCGCCGCATTGCGCAGATCGAGACGGTCATCGTGTCCGATCACGTCACGCCGGGCGACCTGACGCCGTTCCCGAACGCCCGCGCCGCGAAGGTCGCGGAGGCCGAAGCGACCGTGCGTGCCCTGAAGGCCGGCGAGGGGGCGCCCATCCTGATCATCCTGAGCCGCCTGCTGTGGCAGGGCCTGCTGGCGCGCGGACTGGTGGACGAACTGCACCTGACGACCTTCCCGCTGCTGGCCGGGCCGGGCGGCACGCCGCTGTTCACGGGCCGCCCCCCGGTGCAGTTCCGGCTGATCCGCACGCAGACCTACCCCGGCTCCGGGAACGTGCTGAACGTGTACGACGTGTCGGGTCTCGCGCCGGTGGCCGGGTCGTGA
- a CDS encoding VOC family protein, with protein sequence MPQTITPFLMFQGQCTDALALYTRVFPAARVEGLEHHPDGTVRGATLHLTDTLALRVTDSPVQHAFTFTPSTSLFVDCADTAGFEALYAGLSDGGEILMPPADYGFSPRFAWVNDPYGVSWQLNVPHPQTP encoded by the coding sequence ATGCCGCAGACCATTACGCCCTTCCTGATGTTCCAGGGACAGTGCACTGACGCCCTGGCCCTGTACACCCGCGTGTTCCCGGCCGCCCGCGTGGAGGGCCTAGAGCACCACCCGGACGGCACCGTGCGCGGCGCGACCCTGCACCTGACGGACACGCTGGCGCTGCGCGTGACCGACAGTCCCGTGCAGCATGCGTTCACGTTCACGCCGTCCACGTCGCTGTTCGTGGACTGCGCGGACACCGCCGGGTTCGAGGCGCTGTACGCGGGCCTGTCGGACGGCGGCGAGATTCTGATGCCGCCCGCCGACTACGGCTTCAGTCCGCGCTTCGCGTGGGTGAACGACCCGTACGGCGTGTCATGGCAGCTGAATGTACCCCATCCACAGACGCCATGA
- a CDS encoding VOC family protein, translated as MNWTLEVVVVPVTDIDRAKAFYAEGLGFHVDHDLQMGGGRRLVQLTPPGSGCSIVLGPQPASMPPGSLQGVQLVVNDLRAAREELLARGVDAPAIQVLGGPPRPATPDDDLNHVGFLFLKDPDGNGFAVQQISARP; from the coding sequence ATGAACTGGACGCTGGAGGTCGTCGTGGTACCCGTGACCGACATCGACCGCGCGAAGGCGTTCTATGCCGAAGGGCTGGGCTTTCACGTCGATCACGACCTCCAGATGGGCGGCGGGCGGCGTCTGGTGCAGCTCACGCCGCCCGGCTCCGGGTGCTCCATCGTGCTCGGGCCGCAGCCTGCCAGCATGCCGCCCGGTTCTCTTCAGGGAGTGCAGCTCGTGGTGAATGACCTGCGCGCCGCCCGTGAGGAACTCCTGGCGCGCGGCGTGGACGCCCCGGCAATCCAGGTACTCGGCGGCCCCCCGCGCCCCGCCACCCCGGACGACGACCTGAACCATGTCGGGTTTCTGTTCCTGAAAGACCCGGACGGGAACGGGTTTGCTGTGCAGCAGATCAGCGCCCGCCCATAG
- a CDS encoding YdeI/OmpD-associated family protein produces MPTFTATLKQEGRTATGIEVPPEIMEALGGGKKPAVTVTLNGYAYRSTIGVMGGRSMIPVSAGHRGNAGLSAGDSVQVTLELDTAPREVDVPEDLQAALDANPTALAAFARLSYSGKRQHTLSVEGTKNPETRARRVAKAVGTLSGGA; encoded by the coding sequence ATGCCCACATTCACCGCAACACTGAAACAAGAAGGCAGGACCGCGACCGGCATCGAGGTGCCGCCAGAGATCATGGAGGCCCTCGGCGGCGGGAAGAAACCGGCCGTGACCGTCACCCTGAACGGGTACGCGTACCGCAGCACCATCGGCGTGATGGGCGGGCGCTCCATGATTCCCGTGAGTGCCGGGCACCGGGGAAACGCGGGCCTGAGCGCCGGCGACAGCGTGCAGGTCACCCTGGAACTCGACACGGCCCCCCGCGAGGTGGACGTGCCTGAAGACCTCCAGGCCGCGCTGGACGCGAATCCCACCGCACTGGCCGCCTTCGCGCGGCTGTCGTACAGCGGCAAACGCCAGCACACCCTGAGCGTGGAGGGCACGAAGAACCCGGAGACGCGGGCGCGGCGCGTGGCGAAGGCCGTGGGGACACTGTCGGGCGGCGCATGA